ACTGTTGTCCCATTAATCTCAATAGCCACTAATGCTGAGCGTTTAACTTGTTGATGAGTATTAAATACTCGCTCACAAGGTATAGAGAAATAGCGTTTATCACTGTCTACACGGTGCGCTTTACGTCCGCACATCCACAGTTTACCTTCATCATCAAGGTAACCAACATCGCCCATTCGGTGGCGAATAGTTGTTCCATCAATGTTAATGTCAGCAATTTTGGCAATCGCCGTGGCGCTATCACGATGATAATAACGGCCACTGACCATAGGACCTTTAACAACAATTTCCCCTATCTTGCCATTTGGCAACATGAGTGAGTCATCCCACTGGCTAATCACATCTTCTGTTATATCTATGATAGCGATTTCAACCCCTTCAATAGGTCGCCCAACACATATTCCTTTGCCATTATCGGTGGCTTCAGTCGTCTCCAATAATGCCGAACTCGGCATCATGCTGATAGGTAAAGATTCAGTGGCGCCATAGGAGTTCAACACTTCAACATCTGGAGAAAGCATTTGACTGAAGCGTTTAATTGAGGAAATCGTCGCTGGCGCACCTGCGGATATAACCCGCTTAACGCTGCTAAGTTTATGATCTGTTTGCTCTCCTGCCTGACCTAAACGCTCAAGCAGCGCTGGATTAACAAACATATTTGAGCATTGATACTTTTCTATCGCTGCAAATAAGTAATCAGGGTTCGCTGTAATTGGCTTACTTGCATCCATTGCAGGAACAATTGATGCCATCCCTAATGCTGGCCCAAATAATGAGAACAATGGGAAAGTTGCCAAATCACGTTCGCCAGGTTTAATTCCATAATCCAATTTTAATGCTTGGATTTGTGCTTCAAACATTGCATGACTATAAACCACACCTTTTGGTGTTCCAGTACTTCCGCTGGTAAACAAAATCGCCGCTATTTCATCATGTTCAAGCAACTTAACGGAGTAAGGCTTTGCGGTTTGAGCTTTAGGGAGTTGATCAATACTTTCTGCACCAGATAACCAACGTTGAACACTGCTGCCGCCCACATTCAAGTTATGTTTAACCGACGACTTACCCCAACCTAATAGTCTTCGGGCAATATTAGCCTTTGGAATACCGATAAAAACATCAGGCTGTGCTTCTTCAAAACATTGTTTAAGATTTTTAACACCCATACCTGGGTCGACTAAAATCGGAATAATACCGGCTTTGAATAAAGCAAAAGTCAGTACAAAAAAATCGATACTCGGTGTCACCATTAATACTGCTTTCATACCAGCTTGAATACCAAAATCATTCAGCCGATAAGCTATGTCATCAGATTCAATATTTAGATTGTTAAAGTCGATTTCTTGATACGAAAGAGTGCCAGATTGAGCTGTTTGCAAGGCGACAGCAAGATCTGTTGGAGAATGTTGTGCAGCATGAGATAAATGCTGACATATGTTAGCCGTTTTTATGGTCATAAGCTCACAGTCATAATTACGATTATAAATTAACTACATAGATAACAATTGGTGTTAACTTTTCTAGCAGCAAAATAAAAAGGCATCATTACGATGCCTTTTTTTGCTGTCAACACGTTAACCTTTTGGCTGCTCAGCCATAAAGTGCTGAATAAGCCCAATGACATCTTCGCTAGCATCTTCAAGAATATAATGACCGCAATCATCAAACTCTCTTACTTGCGCATGAGGCATGTGCTGACGCCATTTATCTAAAAAGTGCTTATCAAATACAAAATCTTGTAGTCCCCAACAAATTAACGTTGGTACATCAGAAAATTTCGCTAAGCTGTCACTGATTTCAGTGACTAAATCGTAGTTACGATCTTCAGGCTTTAATGGAATATCCTGCACAAAACGTAGTGTCGAAATACGATTTTTCCAGTTATTAAATGGCGCTACGTATGCTTCACGCACTTCTTTTGCCATTGGCTGACGTTTAACGCCAACATAAGACGCTATTGATGAGAATGCGTTAAAGCCTCTCACTAAAAACGTCCCCAAAATGGTTTCACGGCAAACCCACAATGCCCACGGAAACGGTTTAGTTTCTGGTAAATGAAACGCTGCAGTATTTAAAAACACTAAACGTTTAATGCGCTCAGGATAGCGAGCGGCATAGCCCATACCAATCATACCGCCCCAATCGTGAACAACTAGGGTAATATTTTCTTTCACATCTAAATGGTCTAGCAAAGCTTCTAAATCGTCAATGCGATTTTTTAAGGTGTAATCGTATTGTGGATCGTCGGGTTTATCCGATAAACCACAACCAATATGATCTGGCACGATACATTGGTGAGTTGGGCTTAAAGCGCTGACCAAATTACGATAGTAGTAACTCCAACTCGGATTACCGTGAACCATAACCACTGGTTCGCCTTGACCTTCATTGACGTAATGTAATTTATTGCCATTACGATCTAAGTAATGACTGTCAAAAGGCAACAGATTCTCTAACATGATGCTTCCTAATAATTTTTATAATACTGTTAAATAACCAGTTGGATAACTACCACTTGATGCCGAGCATCATACAGTTTAATCCACTGCCTATTCCTAGAAAGCTCACTTGATCGCCTAGCTTTAAGAAACCTTGGTCATGTGCAATCGCTGCTGTGACTGGTAACGATACTGTGCCCATATTGCCCAATGTTTCATAAGTTGGGTATTCTTTTTCGTGAGGAATATCTAATGCATTTAACACTTGTTTACGGTTTGATGCGCCAACTTGATGACAAATCACTTTATCAACTTGATCAACGAC
This window of the Shewanella goraebulensis genome carries:
- the oleC gene encoding olefin beta-lactone synthetase; this translates as MTIKTANICQHLSHAAQHSPTDLAVALQTAQSGTLSYQEIDFNNLNIESDDIAYRLNDFGIQAGMKAVLMVTPSIDFFVLTFALFKAGIIPILVDPGMGVKNLKQCFEEAQPDVFIGIPKANIARRLLGWGKSSVKHNLNVGGSSVQRWLSGAESIDQLPKAQTAKPYSVKLLEHDEIAAILFTSGSTGTPKGVVYSHAMFEAQIQALKLDYGIKPGERDLATFPLFSLFGPALGMASIVPAMDASKPITANPDYLFAAIEKYQCSNMFVNPALLERLGQAGEQTDHKLSSVKRVISAGAPATISSIKRFSQMLSPDVEVLNSYGATESLPISMMPSSALLETTEATDNGKGICVGRPIEGVEIAIIDITEDVISQWDDSLMLPNGKIGEIVVKGPMVSGRYYHRDSATAIAKIADINIDGTTIRHRMGDVGYLDDEGKLWMCGRKAHRVDSDKRYFSIPCERVFNTHQQVKRSALVAIEINGTTVPLLCVELDKGIVCSTSKALYQDLLDIADKHQHTKGIHRFLIHPDFPVDVRHNAKIFREKLSVWAQKQWKE
- a CDS encoding alpha/beta fold hydrolase, which encodes MLENLLPFDSHYLDRNGNKLHYVNEGQGEPVVMVHGNPSWSYYYRNLVSALSPTHQCIVPDHIGCGLSDKPDDPQYDYTLKNRIDDLEALLDHLDVKENITLVVHDWGGMIGMGYAARYPERIKRLVFLNTAAFHLPETKPFPWALWVCRETILGTFLVRGFNAFSSIASYVGVKRQPMAKEVREAYVAPFNNWKNRISTLRFVQDIPLKPEDRNYDLVTEISDSLAKFSDVPTLICWGLQDFVFDKHFLDKWRQHMPHAQVREFDDCGHYILEDASEDVIGLIQHFMAEQPKG